In Chitinophaga sp. HK235, a single window of DNA contains:
- a CDS encoding S-adenosylmethionine decarboxylase family protein → MEYQPGLHLLATLYTQRIDLLHESSHWRAFIQHQIKQHALTEVGNCVHDFPLGGYTAVHCLTESHISIHTWPEYGLCTCDVFLSNFRKNNDAITTAIMEELQRFFETTRHESHCIRR, encoded by the coding sequence ATGGAGTACCAACCGGGATTGCATTTGTTAGCAACATTGTATACCCAAAGAATCGACCTATTGCACGAAAGCAGCCACTGGAGAGCATTCATTCAACATCAGATAAAACAGCATGCGCTGACGGAAGTAGGTAATTGTGTGCACGACTTCCCCCTTGGAGGATATACCGCTGTACATTGCCTCACCGAATCTCATATTTCTATCCATACATGGCCGGAATATGGACTGTGTACCTGTGATGTGTTTCTGTCTAATTTCCGTAAGAACAACGATGCTATTACAACAGCCATCATGGAGGAATTACAGCGTTTCTTTGAGACAACGCGTCATGAATCCCATTGTATCAGAAGATAG
- a CDS encoding DUF4178 domain-containing protein encodes MSAIIPPVLKCPSCQQSHSVFDAEKTAMYVCGNCYAVIEAGSKAIHSPYSLNKPKGKPLLPLGAKGVLKDKHYTVIAVAERYELNTAYYWFEYTLMREGDHEVAFLSTYDGHWLLLEPVSGSALPKATFTPTQEGMTWDSVFFERFSRYKAKYNYASGEFHWHANLRKGVECVEYICPPRLLAVEVDPSDPAGKDVFGGEYILPSAVSKAFLNGKAMPPREGVAPAQPSWITINPRRFLIGTLVFCILALIIQTVYSFSRKQLPVFNERMFMDTTNINKPIVSPSFKLEGGTSNMEVQLETDVDNSWCEVEVNLVNEQTGKETAFVVGAEYYSGVSEGERWSEGSHTQKEFVCSVPSGSYHFVTTFSKDTNGPPVSLGLTVWWDVPSWWNAVVVSMTMALVAIGIWLLHRSFEAKRWAGSNVTNYRNRWN; translated from the coding sequence ATGAGTGCTATTATCCCACCTGTATTAAAATGCCCTTCCTGCCAGCAATCGCATTCCGTATTCGATGCTGAAAAAACGGCGATGTACGTTTGCGGAAATTGTTATGCCGTGATTGAAGCAGGGTCTAAGGCCATTCATTCTCCCTACAGCCTGAACAAGCCCAAAGGCAAGCCTTTGCTGCCACTGGGTGCAAAAGGGGTTTTGAAAGACAAACACTATACCGTGATTGCAGTGGCCGAACGGTATGAACTCAATACAGCCTATTACTGGTTCGAATACACGCTTATGCGGGAAGGCGATCATGAAGTAGCCTTTTTATCGACTTATGATGGGCACTGGCTCCTGCTGGAGCCAGTATCCGGCAGCGCGTTGCCCAAAGCCACCTTTACGCCTACACAGGAAGGCATGACCTGGGACTCGGTATTTTTTGAGCGTTTCAGCCGGTATAAAGCCAAATACAATTATGCCAGTGGGGAATTTCACTGGCATGCCAATCTGCGTAAAGGCGTGGAATGTGTAGAGTACATTTGCCCTCCACGGCTGCTGGCAGTGGAAGTCGATCCATCCGACCCTGCCGGAAAGGATGTTTTCGGAGGAGAATATATTTTACCATCAGCAGTCAGTAAAGCATTCCTGAACGGAAAGGCCATGCCCCCGCGCGAAGGAGTGGCACCTGCCCAGCCTTCATGGATCACGATCAACCCCAGACGCTTTCTGATAGGCACCCTGGTATTCTGTATCCTGGCCCTGATCATCCAAACCGTTTATTCTTTCAGCCGTAAACAGCTACCGGTTTTCAATGAAAGGATGTTTATGGATACGACCAACATCAATAAGCCCATTGTCTCTCCTTCTTTTAAACTGGAAGGCGGCACTTCCAACATGGAAGTACAGCTGGAAACAGACGTAGATAACAGCTGGTGTGAAGTGGAGGTCAACCTTGTAAATGAACAGACCGGCAAAGAAACAGCCTTTGTGGTCGGAGCAGAATATTACAGCGGCGTATCAGAAGGAGAACGCTGGAGCGAAGGGTCGCACACACAAAAGGAATTTGTTTGCAGCGTCCCTTCAGGCAGTTACCATTTTGTGACAACATTCAGCAAAGACACCAACGGTCCGCCTGTAAGCCTGGGCCTTACCGTATGGTGGGATGTGCCCTCCTGGTGGAATGCAGTAGTGGTATCCATGACGATGGCCTTGGTAGCCATTGGCATCTGGCTGCTACACCGGTCTTTTGAAGCCAAACGCTGGGCCGGAAGTAATGTGACTAATTATCGTAACCGATGGAATTAA
- a CDS encoding DUF350 domain-containing protein, with protein MEALQFKYILASIVYSLLGVVILVIAFWLVDRITPENAWKEIVQNKNIALAIVVGAFIIAMGLIISSAIHS; from the coding sequence ATGGAAGCATTACAATTCAAGTATATCCTTGCATCTATCGTTTATTCGTTACTGGGAGTAGTGATCCTGGTTATCGCCTTCTGGCTGGTAGACCGTATCACCCCGGAGAACGCCTGGAAGGAAATTGTACAGAACAAAAATATTGCGCTGGCCATAGTGGTTGGTGCTTTCATTATCGCCATGGGGCTGATTATCAGCTCAGCGATTCATAGTTAA
- a CDS encoding polyamine aminopropyltransferase, with translation MEVLLLFSVFIIATCGLIYELVAGTLASYLLGDSVTQFSTIIGAYLFAMGIGAWLSRFFKKELLSWFIQLEILVGLVGGISSAALFLLFEHALSFRLILYLLVGLTGILVGLELPLLMNILKNRYEFRDLVSRVFTFDYIGALLASIVFPLLLVPYLGLIRTSCFFGILNVLVAMIVLVKFKQEIKWAAYLKIKAVAVILFLVGIFFWANDIMTFSEGMAFRDPVIFTHSSPYQRIVLTRSKSDLRLYLNGNLQFSSADEYRYHEALVHPVMMYSGNRRRVLILGGGDGVAARELLKYPDVEHITLVDLDPAMTRLFRENTLLTKLNDHSLQSPKLSVINADAFQWIKENKTLYDIAIIDFPDPGNYAVGKLYTTAFYRQLRHSLSDSSVIVVQSTSPFVAPRAFWCVDTTLQYCGYHTVPYHTYVPSFGEWGYVMASPTVLHQQQDKLPEGLRYFAAAVFPQMRLFTADMDKRAVRPNQLNNQVLVQYFEDEWGKYQE, from the coding sequence GTGGAAGTACTGTTGCTTTTTTCTGTGTTTATCATTGCTACCTGCGGGCTGATCTACGAACTGGTAGCCGGCACGCTGGCGAGTTATCTGTTGGGCGATTCTGTGACACAGTTTTCTACCATCATTGGCGCGTATCTGTTTGCCATGGGCATTGGCGCCTGGCTATCGCGTTTTTTTAAAAAGGAACTGTTAAGCTGGTTTATCCAGCTCGAAATCCTGGTAGGATTGGTGGGCGGTATCAGCTCTGCAGCCCTGTTCCTCCTGTTCGAACATGCCCTGTCTTTCCGGCTGATACTGTATCTGCTGGTAGGGCTTACCGGCATACTGGTAGGGCTCGAGCTGCCGCTGCTGATGAATATCCTGAAAAACCGGTATGAATTCCGTGACCTGGTTTCCAGGGTATTTACCTTTGACTATATCGGCGCATTGCTGGCCTCTATTGTATTTCCGCTGCTCCTCGTGCCCTACCTCGGCCTCATCAGGACCTCCTGCTTTTTCGGTATCCTGAACGTATTGGTAGCCATGATAGTACTGGTAAAGTTCAAACAGGAGATCAAATGGGCAGCTTACCTGAAGATAAAGGCCGTGGCCGTGATCCTGTTTCTGGTCGGCATCTTCTTCTGGGCCAATGATATCATGACTTTTTCAGAAGGGATGGCTTTCCGCGACCCGGTGATATTCACGCACTCCTCCCCTTATCAGCGGATTGTATTAACCAGGAGTAAATCCGATCTCCGGCTGTACCTCAATGGGAATCTGCAGTTCAGCTCCGCTGATGAATACCGTTATCATGAAGCACTGGTACATCCGGTGATGATGTACAGCGGTAACCGCCGCCGGGTACTCATTCTGGGTGGAGGCGATGGTGTGGCGGCCAGGGAACTGCTCAAATATCCGGATGTGGAACATATCACCCTGGTAGATCTGGACCCCGCTATGACCCGGCTTTTCCGGGAAAACACCCTCCTGACGAAACTGAACGATCATTCCCTGCAGTCGCCCAAACTATCGGTCATCAATGCAGATGCCTTTCAATGGATCAAGGAAAATAAAACCCTTTACGACATCGCCATCATTGATTTTCCGGATCCTGGCAACTATGCCGTTGGAAAGCTGTATACCACCGCCTTTTACCGGCAGCTGCGTCATTCCCTGAGCGACAGCAGCGTTATTGTGGTACAGTCCACCTCACCTTTTGTAGCCCCCAGGGCCTTCTGGTGCGTAGACACCACCCTCCAATACTGTGGATACCACACGGTCCCCTATCATACTTATGTGCCTTCTTTCGGGGAGTGGGGCTATGTAATGGCTTCTCCGACAGTGCTGCATCAACAGCAGGATAAACTGCCGGAAGGGCTTCGTTATTTCGCAGCCGCTGTATTCCCGCAGATGCGGTTGTTTACAGCCGATATGGATAAAAGGGCTGTGCGCCCCAATCAATTAAACAACCAGGTATTGGTGCAATATTTTGAAGATGAATGGGGAAAATACCAGGAATAA
- a CDS encoding FAD-dependent oxidoreductase encodes MNGENTRNKTLTRKDFLRYMALIAGGTITVGQYVACRNKTDKYAHITGRINGASAAIGHRLRSGGFSTPNVVEYTNTVITGSGVAGLAAARKLHQQGISFKVLELEPRPGGNAGFGENAYSAYPLGAHYLPLPNLSNQPLLELLQEAGILTGYNDAGLPVYKETDLCFDPEERLYIHDRWQEGLVPQLGISASASSEIQRFLSEMDRLRGIKGADQRFAFDIPMADSSTDPQFTALDHISMKTWMEQNGYHSEELNWYLDYCCRDDYGAGTAAISAWAGIHYFAGRKGKASNAESSQVLTWPQGNGRLTQHLLQFSKDALQTGCLVYQVTPAGEKVQVDYFDVKSQTTHRIIADHCILATPQFVTHRLLPAMPAAGGFVYSPWLVANITLDQIPASSGYPLCWDNVVYKGRSLGYVNAQQQTLSQIAPDKQVITWYLPLDHLEPVASRQYALALDHAHWVKLITDDLEQAHRGIHQLIRRIDVQVWGHGMVRPYPGFLSSHERQAARQSGFPNIFLAHSDLSGISIFEEAFYHGNSAAEQVIARCHR; translated from the coding sequence ATGAATGGGGAAAATACCAGGAATAAAACACTTACCAGAAAAGACTTCCTGCGCTACATGGCATTGATCGCCGGCGGCACCATCACCGTGGGGCAATATGTTGCATGCAGGAATAAAACAGACAAATACGCCCACATCACAGGCAGGATCAACGGCGCATCGGCTGCTATAGGACATCGTTTGCGGTCCGGAGGATTTTCAACACCCAACGTTGTCGAATATACGAATACAGTAATTACCGGCAGCGGCGTGGCAGGCCTTGCTGCCGCCCGTAAGCTGCACCAGCAGGGTATTTCTTTCAAGGTACTGGAACTGGAGCCCCGCCCCGGCGGCAACGCTGGCTTTGGCGAAAATGCCTATTCCGCCTACCCGCTCGGAGCCCATTATCTGCCTTTGCCCAACCTCAGCAACCAACCACTGCTGGAACTTTTGCAGGAAGCGGGTATCCTTACCGGTTATAATGATGCCGGCTTGCCGGTATACAAAGAGACCGACCTTTGTTTTGACCCGGAAGAACGTTTATACATTCACGATAGATGGCAGGAAGGACTGGTACCTCAACTGGGTATCTCTGCTTCAGCATCCTCCGAAATCCAGCGCTTCCTCTCAGAGATGGACCGCCTACGCGGGATAAAGGGCGCCGATCAGCGTTTCGCCTTTGATATCCCGATGGCCGATAGTTCTACAGACCCGCAGTTTACAGCCCTCGATCATATCAGCATGAAAACCTGGATGGAGCAGAACGGCTATCATTCGGAAGAACTAAACTGGTATCTCGACTATTGTTGCCGTGATGATTATGGCGCAGGTACCGCCGCCATCAGCGCCTGGGCCGGTATTCATTATTTCGCCGGGCGTAAGGGAAAGGCCTCCAATGCAGAATCTTCACAGGTATTGACCTGGCCACAGGGCAACGGCCGGCTGACGCAACATCTGCTGCAGTTCAGCAAAGACGCGCTGCAAACCGGCTGCCTGGTATACCAGGTAACTCCTGCCGGCGAAAAGGTGCAGGTGGACTATTTCGATGTAAAAAGCCAGACCACGCACCGCATCATCGCAGACCATTGTATCCTGGCCACCCCTCAGTTTGTAACACATCGTTTACTGCCAGCCATGCCTGCGGCGGGCGGTTTCGTATATTCGCCCTGGTTAGTGGCCAATATCACACTCGACCAGATCCCTGCCTCCAGCGGGTATCCGCTCTGTTGGGATAATGTGGTATATAAGGGAAGATCTTTGGGTTATGTAAATGCGCAACAGCAGACACTTTCACAGATAGCCCCGGACAAACAGGTCATCACCTGGTACCTTCCGCTGGATCATCTGGAGCCTGTCGCCTCCCGTCAATATGCGCTGGCGCTGGATCATGCCCATTGGGTGAAACTGATTACTGACGACCTTGAACAGGCACACCGGGGCATTCATCAACTCATTCGCCGGATAGATGTACAGGTATGGGGACATGGTATGGTCCGTCCCTATCCGGGTTTCCTCAGCAGCCACGAACGGCAGGCTGCACGTCAGAGTGGATTTCCGAATATTTTCCTGGCTCATTCAGACTTAAGCGGTATCTCAATTTTTGAAGAAGCATTTTACCACGGTAACAGCGCCGCTGAACAAGTGATTGCCCGTTGCCATCGTTAA
- a CDS encoding nodulation protein NfeD: MKQLVIHLIFLLLIPSILTAQKVFIIKVDGSINPVSADFIHHSISKANAEKATCLVIYLNTPGGLLESTRSIVRDMLEAPVPIVVYVAPSGAHAGSAGVFVTMAAHIAAMAPGTNIGAAHPVTLQGQMDSIMSEKATNDAAAFIRSIATKRSRNLQWAEESVRKSLAITETEALDKKVIDLVADNQQDLLNRIDGKSITTADGVKVLHTRQAQTQTLEMGMLEKLLAALTDPNVAYVMLLLGFYGILFELYNPGAILPGIVGVIALIIAFYSLQALPINYAGLALIIFAIILFVLDLKIMSHGMLTIGGIVSLLLGSIMLIRSDNTLESVRISISVIIAAVTVTTLFFLFVIGAGLRAQRAKPATGVEGMVGQTGEALDMLNPSGNVFVRGEIWKAESVEGLINRGEKIRIIAVNNLKLLVGHLITSP; encoded by the coding sequence ATGAAGCAGCTTGTCATCCATCTCATCTTCTTACTCCTGATCCCGTCAATACTTACGGCCCAGAAGGTTTTTATCATAAAAGTTGACGGTAGTATCAATCCTGTATCTGCTGATTTTATCCATCACAGTATCAGCAAAGCCAATGCTGAAAAGGCCACCTGCCTTGTTATCTATCTGAATACGCCGGGCGGGCTGCTGGAGTCTACCCGAAGTATTGTGCGGGATATGCTGGAAGCGCCGGTGCCCATTGTGGTATACGTTGCGCCCAGTGGAGCACATGCCGGTTCTGCCGGTGTTTTTGTGACCATGGCCGCCCATATAGCCGCGATGGCTCCGGGAACCAATATCGGGGCAGCTCACCCTGTAACACTGCAAGGCCAAATGGACTCCATAATGAGTGAAAAAGCCACCAACGATGCTGCAGCGTTCATCCGGTCCATTGCTACCAAACGGAGCCGGAACCTGCAATGGGCGGAAGAGTCTGTACGAAAAAGTCTGGCTATCACAGAAACGGAAGCGCTGGATAAAAAAGTAATAGATCTGGTGGCTGACAACCAACAGGACCTGCTGAACCGTATTGACGGCAAAAGCATTACCACGGCGGATGGTGTAAAAGTGCTGCATACCAGACAGGCGCAAACACAAACGCTGGAGATGGGCATGCTGGAAAAATTACTGGCTGCACTCACCGACCCCAACGTGGCTTATGTAATGCTGTTGCTGGGGTTCTATGGAATATTATTTGAGCTGTACAACCCCGGCGCCATACTGCCTGGCATCGTAGGAGTGATCGCGCTTATTATCGCCTTCTACTCATTACAGGCCCTGCCTATCAATTATGCCGGTCTGGCGCTGATCATATTTGCCATCATCCTATTTGTACTGGACCTGAAAATCATGAGTCACGGTATGCTTACGATCGGTGGTATCGTTTCCCTGTTGCTGGGCTCTATCATGCTGATACGCTCAGACAACACGCTGGAATCCGTCAGGATTTCTATCAGTGTGATCATTGCTGCGGTGACCGTCACCACCCTGTTTTTCCTGTTTGTAATAGGCGCCGGATTAAGGGCGCAGCGGGCAAAGCCTGCTACAGGAGTTGAAGGTATGGTAGGTCAAACAGGGGAAGCTCTGGATATGCTGAACCCCTCCGGCAATGTGTTTGTACGCGGGGAAATATGGAAGGCAGAATCAGTGGAAGGACTGATAAATCGTGGCGAAAAGATACGGATCATAGCGGTGAACAATCTCAAACTACTGGTAGGACATCTTATTACCTCACCATAA
- a CDS encoding slipin family protein yields MVTTYSVWMIVIVLFVVILLANAIRILREYERGVVFRLGRLVPPDGVRGPGLILLIPIIDKMVKISLRTVVMDVPSQDIITQDNVSVKVNAVVYFRVIQPNKAVVEVENHLVATSQLSQTTLRSVLGQSDLDDLLSQREKINLKLQQIIDKNTEPWGIKVSNVEVKQIDLPQEMQRAMAKQAEAERERRSKIIAAEGEFQASQRLSDAAKVLSEQPSALTLRYLQTLREISTEKNSTTIFPVPIDLLKPFLGKAG; encoded by the coding sequence ATGGTAACAACTTATTCTGTGTGGATGATCGTAATCGTCCTTTTTGTGGTCATCCTGCTGGCCAATGCAATCCGTATTCTGCGTGAATATGAGCGTGGTGTTGTATTTCGTCTTGGACGGCTGGTACCGCCCGATGGTGTGCGGGGACCGGGTCTGATACTGCTGATCCCTATTATTGATAAGATGGTGAAGATCAGCCTGCGGACAGTGGTGATGGATGTGCCCTCCCAGGATATCATCACTCAGGACAACGTATCTGTTAAAGTCAATGCAGTGGTATACTTCCGCGTGATACAACCCAACAAAGCCGTTGTTGAAGTGGAAAACCACCTGGTGGCCACTTCCCAGCTTTCACAGACTACCCTGCGTAGTGTACTGGGGCAGTCAGATCTCGACGATCTGCTTTCACAAAGGGAAAAGATCAACCTGAAACTACAGCAGATCATAGATAAAAATACAGAGCCCTGGGGTATCAAGGTATCTAATGTAGAAGTAAAGCAGATAGACCTTCCACAGGAAATGCAACGTGCCATGGCCAAACAGGCGGAAGCTGAAAGAGAACGCCGTTCCAAAATCATAGCGGCGGAAGGTGAGTTCCAGGCATCCCAACGGCTGTCCGATGCCGCCAAAGTGCTGAGCGAACAACCCAGTGCGCTTACGCTTCGTTATCTGCAGACACTCCGGGAAATTTCTACAGAGAAAAACTCTACCACCATCTTCCCTGTACCCATAGACCTGCTCAAACCCTTTTTAGGCAAAGCCGGATAG
- a CDS encoding GNAT family N-acetyltransferase — MNETKLRKLTATDNTELARMANNKLIWNNLRDRFPHPYSLEDADFFINLVKDEDPCYNFAIEYNGKLAGVITLMPQEDVYRRNAEIGYWIGQEFWGKQIITQAITLITDYGFKSLQLKRIFTGIFEYNPASMRALEKNGYEKEGIARQSIYKNGQYWNEHKYAKLNPDL, encoded by the coding sequence ATGAATGAGACTAAATTAAGGAAGTTAACAGCAACAGATAACACCGAACTGGCCAGGATGGCCAATAACAAACTGATATGGAACAACCTGCGTGACAGGTTTCCTCATCCTTATTCTCTGGAAGACGCAGATTTTTTTATTAATCTGGTAAAGGATGAAGACCCCTGCTACAACTTTGCGATAGAATACAATGGTAAGCTGGCAGGCGTTATCACCCTCATGCCGCAGGAAGATGTTTATCGCCGGAATGCGGAAATCGGCTACTGGATAGGGCAGGAATTCTGGGGTAAACAAATTATCACCCAGGCAATAACATTGATAACCGATTATGGTTTTAAATCCTTACAGCTCAAACGGATATTCACCGGGATATTTGAGTACAACCCTGCCTCCATGAGAGCATTGGAAAAAAACGGTTATGAAAAAGAAGGGATTGCCCGACAGTCTATTTATAAAAACGGACAATACTGGAACGAGCACAAATATGCAAAATTAAACCCCGATCTGTAA